From the Strix uralensis isolate ZFMK-TIS-50842 chromosome 33, bStrUra1, whole genome shotgun sequence genome, one window contains:
- the LOC141936616 gene encoding sodium-driven chloride bicarbonate exchanger-like, whose translation MQFKPPNDCILCFQFIPMPVLYGVFLYMGVSSLRGIQFFDRLKLFWMPAKHQPDFIYLRHVPLRKVHLFTVIQLICLVLLWAIKVSRAAIIFPMMVRASAAWQRDVCSAGGRCSLISGLTASSLFLVKVLALVFVRKVMDFCFSKRELSFLDDLMPEGKFLDGAKNEAEGEEASSFWI comes from the exons atgcaatttaaaccCCCAAATGACtgcattctttgttttcagtttataccAATGCCGGTGCTTTATGGCGTCTTTCTCTACATGGGTGTGTCGTCGCTCAGAGGAATTCAG ttctttgaCCGCCTGAAGCTGTTTTGGATGCCGGCAAAACACCAGCCGGATTTCATCTACCTGCGGCACGTCCCCTTGCGAAAGGTGCATTTATTCACCGTGATCCAGCTGATCTGCCTCGTCCTGCTCTGGGCCATCAAGGTGTCCCGTGCCGCCATCATCTTCCCCATGATGGTAAGAGCCAGTGCCGCTTGGCAGCGGGATGTTTGCAGCGCTGGAGGGAGATGTAGCCTCATCTCTGGCCTCACCGCATCTTCCCTCTTCCTCGTGAAGGTTTTGGCTCTCGTTTTTGTCCGGAAAGTGATGGATTTCTGCTTCTCGAAGCGGGAGCTCAGCTTTCTGGATGACCTTATGCCAGAAGGGAAGTTCTTGGACGGTGCCAAGAATGAAGCCGAAGGGGAAGAG GCCAGCTCCTTCTGGATTTGA